The following coding sequences are from one Triticum dicoccoides isolate Atlit2015 ecotype Zavitan chromosome 4A, WEW_v2.0, whole genome shotgun sequence window:
- the LOC119287806 gene encoding coatomer subunit beta'-1-like isoform X1, translating to MPLRLEIKRKFAQRSERVKSVDLHPTEPWILASLYSGTLCIWDYQTQTMVKSFEVSELPVRSAKFVSRKQWVVAGADDMFIRVYNYNTMDKIKVFEAHTDYIRCVAVHPTLPYVLSSSDDMLIKLWDWDKGWMCTQIFEGHSHYVMQVTFNPKDTNTFASASLDRTTKIWSLGSPDPNFTLDGHQKGVNCVDYFTGGDRPYLITGSDDSTAKVWDYQTKSCVQTLEGHTHNISAVCFHPELPIIITGSEDGTVRIWHSTTYRLENTLNYGLERVWAVGYMKGSRRMVIGYDEGTIMIKMGREVPVASMDASGKIIWAKHNEIQTVNIKTVGANFEATDGERLPLAVKELGSCDLYPQNLKHNPNGRFVVVCGDGEYIIYTALAWRNRSFGSALEFAWSSEGEYAIRESTSRIKIFNKSFQEKKTIRPTFSAERIFGGVLLAMCSSDFICFYDWADCRLIRRIDVTVKNVYWADSGDLVAIASDTSFYILKYNRDVVAAYLEGGKPADEEGAEDAFELLHEVNERVRTGIWVGDCFIYNNSSWRLNYCVGGEVTTMYHLDRPMYLMGYLANQSRVYLIDKEFNVIGYTLLLSLIEYKTLVMRGDLESANEILPSIPKTQYNSVAHFLESRGMLEEALEIATDADYKFDLAVQLGKLEVAKAIAVEAQSESKWKQLGELAMSTGKLEASEECLLQAKDLSGLLLLYSSLGDAEGVEKLASLAKEHGKNNVAFLCLFMLGKLEDCIQLLVDSNRIPEAALMARSYLPSKVSEIVAIWRKDLSKVNPKAADSLADPAEYPNLFEDWQVALTVEQNVASQRGHYPSADEYLNHAEKSDTTLVEAFKRMRVIEEEEPVEALDENGEPDEEVMETEENVDEVVQVDTDQPKETVLVNGNEGEEQWGTNNEGTSPA from the exons ACCATGGTGAAATCGTTCGAAGTTTCAGAGCTGCCAG tgCGGTCGGCAAAATTTGTGTCAAGGAAACAATGGGTTGTTGCCGGTGCAGATGACATGTTCATTCGTGTATACAACTACAATACCATGGACAAAATTAAAGTTTTTGAGGCCCATACTGATTACATCAGATGTGTAGCAGTCCATccaactcttccatatgtgctgtcATCATCTGATGACATGTTGATAAAGCTTTGGGACTGGGACAAAGGGTGGATGTGCACTCAAATCTTTGAGGGGCATTCGCACTATGTCATGCAGGTTACTTTCAATCCAAAGGATACTAACACTTTTGCAAGTGCATCTCTCGACCGCACTACAAAG ATATGGAGTTTGGGTTCTCCAGATCCAAATTTTACGCTAGATGGACATCAAAAGGGTGTGAACTGTGTTGATTACTTCACTGGTGGTGACAGACCCTATTTGATTACTGGTTCTGATGACTCCACTGCAAAG GTCTGGGATTACCAAACCAAGAGCTGTGTTCAGACACTTGAAGGACATACACACAACATTTCTGCTGTTTGTTTCCATCCTGAGCTTCCTATAATCATTACTGGATCGGAGGATGGGACAGTTCGTATATGGCATTCAACAACTTACAG GCTTGAGAACACACTAAACTATGGCCTTGAGCGAGTCTGGGCTGTTGGAtacatgaagggatcaagaag AATGGTGATTGGTTATGATGAGGGAACTATTATGATTAAAATGGGTCGCGAAGTACCAGTAGCAAGTATGGATGCCAGTGGAAAAATCATCTGGGCAAAGCACAATGAGATACAGACTGTGAATATAAAGactgttggtgcaaactttgag GCTACAGATGGGGAAAGATTGCCCCTAGCTGTGAAGGAATTAGGCAGCTGTGATCTTTACCCGCAG AACTTGAAGCATAACCCCAATGGCCGGTTTGTTGTTGTATGCGGAGATGGTGAATACATAATCTACACTGCACTGGCTTGGAGGAACAGATCATTTGGATCCGCGTTAGAGTTCGCTTGGTCATCAGAAGGAGAGTACGCAATCAGAGAAAGTACATCCAGAATAAAGATTTTCAATAAATCATTCCAG GAGAAGAAAACTATCCGTCCTACATTCTCTGCAGAGCGTATCTTTGGTGGGGTACTTTTGGCAATGTGTTCCAGTGACTTTATTTGCTTTTATGACTGGGCTGATTGTCGACTAATTCGCAGAATTGATGTGACTGTCAAG AACGTCTACTGGGCTGATAGTGGTGACCTAGTTGCGATCGCAAGTGATACATCATTCTACATCCTGAAGTACAAT AGAGATGTTGTTGCTGCCTACTTGGAAGGTGGAAAGCCTGCTGATGAGGAAGGCGCTGAAGATGCTTTTGAGTTGCTTCATGAGGTCAATGAGCGAGTGCGAACTGGGATTTGGGTTGGAGACTGTTTTATTTACAACAACTCATCATGGCGCCTAAATTATTGCGTTGGTGGTGAG GTCACCACAATGTATCACTTGGATCGCCCTATGTATTTGATGGGATATCTTGCGAATCAAAGTCGAGTTTATCTTATTGACAAGGAGTTTAA TGTCATTGGGTATACATTACTTCTCAGTTTGATTGAATACAAGACGCTTGTGATGCGCGGGGATTTGGAAAGTGCAAATGAGATCTTACCGTCCATACCAAAGACGCAATATAATAG TGTCGCTCATTTCTTGGAGTCCAGAGGAATGTTGGAGGAGGCTCTTGAGATAGCCACTGATGCTGATTATAAGTTTGATTTGGCTGTGCAGCTTGGAAAACTAGAAGTCGCAAAG GCTATTGCCGTAGAAGCACAAAGCGAATCAAAGTGGAAGCAGCTTGGTGAGCTCGCCATGTCCACCGGGAAG CTCGAGGCATCGGAAGAGTGTCTTCTGCAAGCGAAGGACTTGAGTGGCTTGTTGCTACTATACTCATCTCTCGGAGATGCTGAAGGAGTCGAAAAGCTTGCTTCTCTAGCAAAAGAGCACGGAAAAAACAATGTTGCTTTCCTCTGTCTCTTTATGCTTGGTAAATTGGAAGATTGCATACAATTGCTTGTAGACAG CAACCGTATACCTGAAGCTGCATTAATGGCGCGTTCTTATCTTCCCAGCAAAGTTTCAGAGATTGTAGCAATTTGGAGAAAAGACCTCAGCAAA GTTAATCCAAAAGCTGCAGATTCTCTGGCAGATCCTGCTGAGTATCCAAATTTATTTGAAGACTGGCAGGTTGCACTTACTGTAGAGCAGAATGTTGCTTCCCAGAG GGGCCACTATCCTTCTGCAGATGAGTACTTGAACCATGCTGAGAAGTCAGACACTACTCTTGTGGAAGCTTTCAAAAGGATGCGGGTCATTGAAGAAGAGGAACCAGTGGAAGCACTGGATGAAAATGGAGAGCCTGATGAAGAG GTAATGGAAACGGAGGAGAACGTGGATGAAGTTGTCCAAGTTGATACAGATCAACCAAAAGAAACCGTTCTTGTAAATGGGAATGAGGGTGAGGAACAGTGGGGTACGAACAATGAAGGAACCTCGCCAGCCTAA
- the LOC119287806 gene encoding coatomer subunit beta'-1-like isoform X2, with translation MPLRLEIKRKFAQRSERVKSVDLHPTEPWILASLYSGTLCIWDYQTQTMVKSFEVSELPVRSAKFVSRKQWVVAGADDMFIRVYNYNTMDKIKVFEAHTDYIRCVAVHPTLPYVLSSSDDMLIKLWDWDKGWMCTQIFEGHSHYVMQVTFNPKDTNTFASASLDRTTKIWSLGSPDPNFTLDGHQKGVNCVDYFTGGDRPYLITGSDDSTAKVWDYQTKSCVQTLEGHTHNISAVCFHPELPIIITGSEDGTVRIWHSTTYRLENTLNYGLERVWAVGYMKGSRRMVIGYDEGTIMIKMGREVPVASMDASGKIIWAKHNEIQTVNIKTVGANFEATDGERLPLAVKELGSCDLYPQNLKHNPNGRFVVVCGDGEYIIYTALAWRNRSFGSALEFAWSSEGEYAIRESTSRIKIFNKSFQEKKTIRPTFSAERIFGGVLLAMCSSDFICFYDWADCRLIRRIDVTVKNVYWADSGDLVAIASDTSFYILKYNRDVVAAYLEGGKPADEEGAEDAFELLHEVNERVRTGIWVGDCFIYNNSSWRLNYCVGGEVTTMYHLDRPMYLMGYLANQSRVYLIDKEFNVIGYTLLLSLIEYKTLVMRGDLESANEILPSIPKTQYNSVAHFLESRGMLEEALEIATDADYKFDLAVQLGKLEVAKAIAVEAQSESKWKQLGELAMSTGKLEASEECLLQAKDLSGLLLLYSSLGDAEGVEKLASLAKEHGKNNVAFLCLFMLGKLEDCIQLLVDSNRIPEAALMARSYLPSKVSEIVAIWRKDLSKVNPKAADSLADPAEYPNLFEDWQVALTVEQNVASQRGHYPSADEYLNHAEKSDTTLVEAFKRMRVIEEEEPVEALDENGEPDEEVMETEENVDEVVQVDTDQPKETVLVNGNEGEEQWVLTQHDE, from the exons ACCATGGTGAAATCGTTCGAAGTTTCAGAGCTGCCAG tgCGGTCGGCAAAATTTGTGTCAAGGAAACAATGGGTTGTTGCCGGTGCAGATGACATGTTCATTCGTGTATACAACTACAATACCATGGACAAAATTAAAGTTTTTGAGGCCCATACTGATTACATCAGATGTGTAGCAGTCCATccaactcttccatatgtgctgtcATCATCTGATGACATGTTGATAAAGCTTTGGGACTGGGACAAAGGGTGGATGTGCACTCAAATCTTTGAGGGGCATTCGCACTATGTCATGCAGGTTACTTTCAATCCAAAGGATACTAACACTTTTGCAAGTGCATCTCTCGACCGCACTACAAAG ATATGGAGTTTGGGTTCTCCAGATCCAAATTTTACGCTAGATGGACATCAAAAGGGTGTGAACTGTGTTGATTACTTCACTGGTGGTGACAGACCCTATTTGATTACTGGTTCTGATGACTCCACTGCAAAG GTCTGGGATTACCAAACCAAGAGCTGTGTTCAGACACTTGAAGGACATACACACAACATTTCTGCTGTTTGTTTCCATCCTGAGCTTCCTATAATCATTACTGGATCGGAGGATGGGACAGTTCGTATATGGCATTCAACAACTTACAG GCTTGAGAACACACTAAACTATGGCCTTGAGCGAGTCTGGGCTGTTGGAtacatgaagggatcaagaag AATGGTGATTGGTTATGATGAGGGAACTATTATGATTAAAATGGGTCGCGAAGTACCAGTAGCAAGTATGGATGCCAGTGGAAAAATCATCTGGGCAAAGCACAATGAGATACAGACTGTGAATATAAAGactgttggtgcaaactttgag GCTACAGATGGGGAAAGATTGCCCCTAGCTGTGAAGGAATTAGGCAGCTGTGATCTTTACCCGCAG AACTTGAAGCATAACCCCAATGGCCGGTTTGTTGTTGTATGCGGAGATGGTGAATACATAATCTACACTGCACTGGCTTGGAGGAACAGATCATTTGGATCCGCGTTAGAGTTCGCTTGGTCATCAGAAGGAGAGTACGCAATCAGAGAAAGTACATCCAGAATAAAGATTTTCAATAAATCATTCCAG GAGAAGAAAACTATCCGTCCTACATTCTCTGCAGAGCGTATCTTTGGTGGGGTACTTTTGGCAATGTGTTCCAGTGACTTTATTTGCTTTTATGACTGGGCTGATTGTCGACTAATTCGCAGAATTGATGTGACTGTCAAG AACGTCTACTGGGCTGATAGTGGTGACCTAGTTGCGATCGCAAGTGATACATCATTCTACATCCTGAAGTACAAT AGAGATGTTGTTGCTGCCTACTTGGAAGGTGGAAAGCCTGCTGATGAGGAAGGCGCTGAAGATGCTTTTGAGTTGCTTCATGAGGTCAATGAGCGAGTGCGAACTGGGATTTGGGTTGGAGACTGTTTTATTTACAACAACTCATCATGGCGCCTAAATTATTGCGTTGGTGGTGAG GTCACCACAATGTATCACTTGGATCGCCCTATGTATTTGATGGGATATCTTGCGAATCAAAGTCGAGTTTATCTTATTGACAAGGAGTTTAA TGTCATTGGGTATACATTACTTCTCAGTTTGATTGAATACAAGACGCTTGTGATGCGCGGGGATTTGGAAAGTGCAAATGAGATCTTACCGTCCATACCAAAGACGCAATATAATAG TGTCGCTCATTTCTTGGAGTCCAGAGGAATGTTGGAGGAGGCTCTTGAGATAGCCACTGATGCTGATTATAAGTTTGATTTGGCTGTGCAGCTTGGAAAACTAGAAGTCGCAAAG GCTATTGCCGTAGAAGCACAAAGCGAATCAAAGTGGAAGCAGCTTGGTGAGCTCGCCATGTCCACCGGGAAG CTCGAGGCATCGGAAGAGTGTCTTCTGCAAGCGAAGGACTTGAGTGGCTTGTTGCTACTATACTCATCTCTCGGAGATGCTGAAGGAGTCGAAAAGCTTGCTTCTCTAGCAAAAGAGCACGGAAAAAACAATGTTGCTTTCCTCTGTCTCTTTATGCTTGGTAAATTGGAAGATTGCATACAATTGCTTGTAGACAG CAACCGTATACCTGAAGCTGCATTAATGGCGCGTTCTTATCTTCCCAGCAAAGTTTCAGAGATTGTAGCAATTTGGAGAAAAGACCTCAGCAAA GTTAATCCAAAAGCTGCAGATTCTCTGGCAGATCCTGCTGAGTATCCAAATTTATTTGAAGACTGGCAGGTTGCACTTACTGTAGAGCAGAATGTTGCTTCCCAGAG GGGCCACTATCCTTCTGCAGATGAGTACTTGAACCATGCTGAGAAGTCAGACACTACTCTTGTGGAAGCTTTCAAAAGGATGCGGGTCATTGAAGAAGAGGAACCAGTGGAAGCACTGGATGAAAATGGAGAGCCTGATGAAGAG GTAATGGAAACGGAGGAGAACGTGGATGAAGTTGTCCAAGTTGATACAGATCAACCAAAAGAAACCGTTCTTGTAAATGGGAATGAGGGTGAGGAACAGTGGG TGCTAACCCAACATGATGAGTAG
- the LOC119287806 gene encoding coatomer subunit beta'-1-like isoform X3, with protein MPLRLEIKRKFAQRSERVKSVDLHPTEPWILASLYSGTLCIWDYQTQTMVKSFEVSELPVRSAKFVSRKQWVVAGADDMFIRVYNYNTMDKIKVFEAHTDYIRCVAVHPTLPYVLSSSDDMLIKLWDWDKGWMCTQIFEGHSHYVMQVTFNPKDTNTFASASLDRTTKIWSLGSPDPNFTLDGHQKGVNCVDYFTGGDRPYLITGSDDSTAKVWDYQTKSCVQTLEGHTHNISAVCFHPELPIIITGSEDGTVRIWHSTTYRLENTLNYGLERVWAVGYMKGSRRMVIGYDEGTIMIKMGREVPVASMDASGKIIWAKHNEIQTVNIKTVGANFEATDGERLPLAVKELGSCDLYPQNLKHNPNGRFVVVCGDGEYIIYTALAWRNRSFGSALEFAWSSEGEYAIRESTSRIKIFNKSFQEKKTIRPTFSAERIFGGVLLAMCSSDFICFYDWADCRLIRRIDVTVKNVYWADSGDLVAIASDTSFYILKYNRDVVAAYLEGGKPADEEGAEDAFELLHEVNERVRTGIWVGDCFIYNNSSWRLNYCVGGEVTTMYHLDRPMYLMGYLANQSRVYLIDKEFNVIGYTLLLSLIEYKTLVMRGDLESANEILPSIPKTQYNSVAHFLESRGMLEEALEIATDADYKFDLAVQLGKLEVAKAIAVEAQSESKWKQLGELAMSTGKLEASEECLLQAKDLSGLLLLYSSLGDAEGVEKLASLAKEHGKNNVAFLCLFMLGKLEDCIQLLVDSNRIPEAALMARSYLPSKVSEIVAIWRKDLSKVNPKAADSLADPAEYPNLFEDWQVALTVEQNVASQRGHYPSADEYLNHAEKSDTTLVEAFKRMRVIEEEEPVEALDENGEPDEEVMETEENVDEVVQVDTDQPKETVLVNGNEVLTQHDE; from the exons ACCATGGTGAAATCGTTCGAAGTTTCAGAGCTGCCAG tgCGGTCGGCAAAATTTGTGTCAAGGAAACAATGGGTTGTTGCCGGTGCAGATGACATGTTCATTCGTGTATACAACTACAATACCATGGACAAAATTAAAGTTTTTGAGGCCCATACTGATTACATCAGATGTGTAGCAGTCCATccaactcttccatatgtgctgtcATCATCTGATGACATGTTGATAAAGCTTTGGGACTGGGACAAAGGGTGGATGTGCACTCAAATCTTTGAGGGGCATTCGCACTATGTCATGCAGGTTACTTTCAATCCAAAGGATACTAACACTTTTGCAAGTGCATCTCTCGACCGCACTACAAAG ATATGGAGTTTGGGTTCTCCAGATCCAAATTTTACGCTAGATGGACATCAAAAGGGTGTGAACTGTGTTGATTACTTCACTGGTGGTGACAGACCCTATTTGATTACTGGTTCTGATGACTCCACTGCAAAG GTCTGGGATTACCAAACCAAGAGCTGTGTTCAGACACTTGAAGGACATACACACAACATTTCTGCTGTTTGTTTCCATCCTGAGCTTCCTATAATCATTACTGGATCGGAGGATGGGACAGTTCGTATATGGCATTCAACAACTTACAG GCTTGAGAACACACTAAACTATGGCCTTGAGCGAGTCTGGGCTGTTGGAtacatgaagggatcaagaag AATGGTGATTGGTTATGATGAGGGAACTATTATGATTAAAATGGGTCGCGAAGTACCAGTAGCAAGTATGGATGCCAGTGGAAAAATCATCTGGGCAAAGCACAATGAGATACAGACTGTGAATATAAAGactgttggtgcaaactttgag GCTACAGATGGGGAAAGATTGCCCCTAGCTGTGAAGGAATTAGGCAGCTGTGATCTTTACCCGCAG AACTTGAAGCATAACCCCAATGGCCGGTTTGTTGTTGTATGCGGAGATGGTGAATACATAATCTACACTGCACTGGCTTGGAGGAACAGATCATTTGGATCCGCGTTAGAGTTCGCTTGGTCATCAGAAGGAGAGTACGCAATCAGAGAAAGTACATCCAGAATAAAGATTTTCAATAAATCATTCCAG GAGAAGAAAACTATCCGTCCTACATTCTCTGCAGAGCGTATCTTTGGTGGGGTACTTTTGGCAATGTGTTCCAGTGACTTTATTTGCTTTTATGACTGGGCTGATTGTCGACTAATTCGCAGAATTGATGTGACTGTCAAG AACGTCTACTGGGCTGATAGTGGTGACCTAGTTGCGATCGCAAGTGATACATCATTCTACATCCTGAAGTACAAT AGAGATGTTGTTGCTGCCTACTTGGAAGGTGGAAAGCCTGCTGATGAGGAAGGCGCTGAAGATGCTTTTGAGTTGCTTCATGAGGTCAATGAGCGAGTGCGAACTGGGATTTGGGTTGGAGACTGTTTTATTTACAACAACTCATCATGGCGCCTAAATTATTGCGTTGGTGGTGAG GTCACCACAATGTATCACTTGGATCGCCCTATGTATTTGATGGGATATCTTGCGAATCAAAGTCGAGTTTATCTTATTGACAAGGAGTTTAA TGTCATTGGGTATACATTACTTCTCAGTTTGATTGAATACAAGACGCTTGTGATGCGCGGGGATTTGGAAAGTGCAAATGAGATCTTACCGTCCATACCAAAGACGCAATATAATAG TGTCGCTCATTTCTTGGAGTCCAGAGGAATGTTGGAGGAGGCTCTTGAGATAGCCACTGATGCTGATTATAAGTTTGATTTGGCTGTGCAGCTTGGAAAACTAGAAGTCGCAAAG GCTATTGCCGTAGAAGCACAAAGCGAATCAAAGTGGAAGCAGCTTGGTGAGCTCGCCATGTCCACCGGGAAG CTCGAGGCATCGGAAGAGTGTCTTCTGCAAGCGAAGGACTTGAGTGGCTTGTTGCTACTATACTCATCTCTCGGAGATGCTGAAGGAGTCGAAAAGCTTGCTTCTCTAGCAAAAGAGCACGGAAAAAACAATGTTGCTTTCCTCTGTCTCTTTATGCTTGGTAAATTGGAAGATTGCATACAATTGCTTGTAGACAG CAACCGTATACCTGAAGCTGCATTAATGGCGCGTTCTTATCTTCCCAGCAAAGTTTCAGAGATTGTAGCAATTTGGAGAAAAGACCTCAGCAAA GTTAATCCAAAAGCTGCAGATTCTCTGGCAGATCCTGCTGAGTATCCAAATTTATTTGAAGACTGGCAGGTTGCACTTACTGTAGAGCAGAATGTTGCTTCCCAGAG GGGCCACTATCCTTCTGCAGATGAGTACTTGAACCATGCTGAGAAGTCAGACACTACTCTTGTGGAAGCTTTCAAAAGGATGCGGGTCATTGAAGAAGAGGAACCAGTGGAAGCACTGGATGAAAATGGAGAGCCTGATGAAGAG GTAATGGAAACGGAGGAGAACGTGGATGAAGTTGTCCAAGTTGATACAGATCAACCAAAAGAAACCGTTCTTGTAAATGGGAATGAGG TGCTAACCCAACATGATGAGTAG